Proteins found in one Armatimonadia bacterium genomic segment:
- a CDS encoding phosphotransferase gives MAIPALDDLRLPAHFELRSAKRDNTGETNEVFSCRVRWQGREISCHLKVARQEGDCLGNEAAVLRQLETSPIPVPAVIWYHEGPPALLIVETIPGHIIWDYIDPRRPHCDTHHLAGYLRSYGQCLAQIHELPLAWPDQKRRRLESLADEQDVSDPASDELVAWLGQNAPRRREEVFVHGDFNTASVLFRGGRLTGVIDWEFAGRGWREYDLAWTLRARTTFLNTPAEHEAIIEGYCGASHYDPVALRWCEVLNYLHFAHWCRESEPDYTAFALARAGATAASG, from the coding sequence ATGGCGATTCCCGCCCTCGACGATCTGCGATTGCCCGCTCATTTCGAGCTTCGTTCGGCCAAGCGAGACAACACAGGAGAGACAAACGAGGTCTTCTCCTGCCGTGTCCGCTGGCAAGGCCGTGAGATCAGTTGCCATCTGAAGGTTGCGCGCCAGGAGGGCGACTGCCTTGGCAACGAGGCGGCCGTCCTGAGGCAGCTAGAGACCTCCCCGATTCCCGTTCCCGCAGTCATCTGGTATCACGAGGGCCCGCCGGCTCTGCTGATCGTCGAAACCATACCTGGTCACATCATCTGGGATTACATTGACCCGCGCCGGCCGCACTGCGATACGCATCACCTGGCAGGCTACCTCCGTTCCTACGGCCAGTGTCTGGCTCAGATACACGAGCTGCCCCTCGCCTGGCCCGACCAGAAGCGGAGACGCCTGGAGAGCCTCGCTGATGAGCAGGACGTGAGTGACCCAGCCTCTGACGAACTGGTGGCGTGGCTCGGCCAGAATGCACCCCGGCGGCGCGAGGAGGTCTTCGTGCACGGCGACTTCAACACCGCCAGCGTCCTCTTCAGAGGTGGCAGGCTGACCGGCGTGATCGACTGGGAGTTCGCGGGACGCGGCTGGCGTGAGTATGATCTGGCGTGGACCCTTCGGGCCCGCACGACCTTTCTCAATACACCAGCGGAGCACGAGGCAATAATCGAGGGCTACTGCGGCGCCTCGCACTACGACCCCGTCGCCCTGCGGTGGTGTGAAGTACTCAACTACCTGCACTTTGCGCACTGGTGCCGCGAGAGTGAGCCAGACTACACAGCCTTCGCCCTAGCCAGGGCCGGGGCCACGGCCGCCTCGGGATGA
- a CDS encoding beta-galactosidase, producing MHCLCRIALVAALTLLGVALTAALGLTAPDRSHHFPADWTSLVLNDCEQQPGWESAVPPSEARSSFGLLRVSRTTAAKAAGAASCRWEFQPLGENTWAELRMAWSGIEQCDALSLWLKNPAGLPGALVVRVEDADGAVYNSPAATLGEERNWYELAFYLREFQPVPGMADPRPGISFPLKSLSLSVGHLQTRAEYDLYLDELRAHSGPAAQLDAIELMGPREVEAGSPVNLRVRLRAQSPVAESLDLTVGLALQGTAATRVPLRLEVPAGGVQTGHIFPPCEVSLPTAPRMSAGDYDVTISANRAQVTLPPPDRLPTTRLKITSPGVVESTTSTIDLVSGAPRIKIGDAPVAVVQDISSVTPLPALAPLSVPGPRILRFRVAIGKALPGAAPVAWTAPGEYRWEALDSAVSALVSAAPAAYLLPELVLRSPEWWDKQHAQELFLAAAPRPGLSGPEAVEPSFSSPSWLADGAAALQAVVTHLEQGPFADRVAAYQVSAGLENRWLSWDLEGDAYGDYSEPQRQAFQRWLRDRYGDLQALRGAWGQPVQPSKEPNSAPAVMSWSQIRVPATTDRSASEGWVLDPSVRRPLVDYRLFASQAIAGCLDHFAGAVKTAAQDRKVCGAAYGHFMELAGRDRGLEDGGHLALTPALGLKKVDFFVGPPADGQSGALLMPTASLREAAKAYVPALAGAGTGTLETLAAAMEQGAPAVFSDTLPATTLPTCTADAHSAAQIAVIVDDESAAYFGQGNPVKKPLLCLQMEQVRRLGAPVDVWLLQDVLDQRLPRYKMYLFLNAFQLGPQTIDKITQSFTGNPLVVWFGAPGALGITINGRQVRQLTGISVSPAQGVGPLQVKVMPGKSTLTAGLKEPVTYGIARAVRPLLEPLDTVAQVLGTTPSGGPGLVSRRTDNMISVFSLAPNMPQELLRSLAVAAGVHVYDDQGDRLYATRSMIGLTPVSTGQRVIRLPQRADVYELPAQTKIASDVEEFTLEVEAGVTRLFTLSATQAD from the coding sequence TTGCACTGCCTTTGCAGGATCGCCCTCGTAGCAGCGCTCACCCTCCTGGGAGTGGCGCTTACGGCCGCCCTGGGACTGACGGCGCCGGACCGCTCCCACCACTTTCCCGCCGACTGGACCTCGCTGGTGCTCAACGACTGTGAGCAGCAGCCGGGCTGGGAGTCTGCCGTGCCGCCATCGGAGGCGCGATCCTCCTTCGGGCTCCTGCGGGTGTCACGAACCACAGCGGCCAAGGCTGCCGGTGCTGCGAGCTGCCGCTGGGAGTTCCAGCCCCTGGGCGAAAACACCTGGGCTGAGCTGCGGATGGCCTGGAGTGGCATCGAGCAGTGCGATGCCCTTTCCCTCTGGCTCAAGAACCCTGCAGGATTGCCGGGGGCGCTGGTGGTACGAGTGGAGGATGCCGACGGGGCCGTATACAACTCGCCGGCCGCCACCCTGGGCGAGGAGCGCAACTGGTACGAGCTGGCCTTCTACCTGCGCGAGTTCCAGCCGGTGCCGGGCATGGCGGACCCGCGACCGGGCATCAGCTTCCCCCTCAAGAGTCTTTCACTGAGCGTTGGTCACCTGCAGACGCGGGCGGAGTACGATCTGTACCTTGATGAGCTCCGGGCCCACTCGGGACCCGCGGCCCAGTTGGACGCCATCGAGCTCATGGGTCCTCGCGAGGTTGAGGCTGGGTCACCAGTCAATCTGCGAGTTCGCCTGCGGGCGCAGTCACCGGTAGCGGAGAGCCTCGACCTGACGGTTGGTCTCGCGTTGCAGGGGACTGCTGCGACGAGAGTTCCGCTGCGCCTCGAGGTCCCTGCCGGCGGAGTCCAGACAGGGCATATCTTCCCGCCGTGCGAAGTGAGCTTGCCGACGGCTCCGCGCATGAGTGCGGGCGACTACGATGTGACGATCAGCGCCAACCGTGCGCAGGTCACCCTTCCGCCACCCGACCGGCTGCCGACGACTCGTCTCAAGATCACCAGTCCCGGCGTGGTCGAGTCGACAACCAGCACGATTGACCTGGTGAGCGGTGCCCCGCGGATCAAGATCGGCGACGCTCCGGTGGCTGTGGTGCAGGACATCAGCAGCGTGACACCGCTGCCCGCGCTGGCCCCGCTGAGTGTGCCCGGTCCTCGGATCCTGCGGTTCCGGGTAGCGATTGGCAAGGCACTTCCCGGCGCAGCCCCGGTGGCCTGGACCGCTCCCGGCGAGTATCGCTGGGAGGCGCTGGACTCGGCCGTCAGCGCCCTGGTCTCCGCAGCGCCGGCGGCCTATCTGCTTCCCGAGCTTGTCCTGCGCTCGCCCGAATGGTGGGACAAGCAGCATGCGCAGGAGCTGTTCCTTGCGGCAGCGCCTCGTCCCGGTCTGAGTGGCCCGGAGGCAGTCGAGCCTTCCTTCAGCTCGCCGAGCTGGCTGGCAGATGGTGCTGCGGCCTTGCAGGCGGTGGTGACCCACCTGGAGCAGGGCCCCTTCGCCGATCGCGTGGCTGCCTATCAGGTCTCGGCGGGACTGGAGAACCGCTGGCTGTCCTGGGACCTGGAGGGCGACGCCTACGGTGACTACTCCGAGCCTCAGCGGCAGGCCTTCCAACGCTGGCTGCGCGACCGCTATGGTGACCTTCAGGCGTTGCGTGGCGCGTGGGGTCAGCCGGTCCAGCCCTCGAAGGAGCCCAACAGCGCCCCGGCAGTTATGAGCTGGAGCCAGATCCGCGTTCCCGCGACGACCGACCGGTCTGCCAGCGAAGGCTGGGTACTGGATCCCTCGGTGCGGCGACCGCTGGTGGACTACCGGCTCTTCGCTTCGCAGGCGATTGCCGGCTGTCTGGATCATTTCGCGGGAGCTGTGAAGACCGCGGCGCAAGACCGCAAGGTGTGTGGCGCCGCCTACGGGCACTTCATGGAACTGGCGGGACGGGACCGTGGCCTTGAGGATGGCGGACACCTGGCACTCACGCCCGCCCTGGGCTTGAAGAAGGTTGACTTCTTCGTCGGACCTCCTGCGGACGGTCAGTCCGGCGCCTTGTTGATGCCGACGGCCTCGCTGAGAGAAGCGGCCAAGGCCTATGTGCCTGCGCTTGCCGGCGCGGGCACCGGGACGCTCGAGACCCTGGCTGCCGCAATGGAGCAGGGAGCCCCGGCGGTGTTTTCGGATACGCTGCCCGCGACGACGCTCCCGACCTGCACGGCCGACGCTCATAGCGCAGCGCAGATCGCCGTGATCGTGGATGACGAGAGCGCCGCCTACTTCGGCCAGGGCAACCCGGTGAAGAAGCCGCTGCTGTGCCTGCAGATGGAGCAGGTGCGGCGGCTCGGTGCGCCGGTGGATGTGTGGCTGCTGCAGGATGTCCTCGACCAGCGGCTGCCCCGCTACAAGATGTATCTGTTCCTGAACGCCTTCCAGCTTGGACCGCAGACGATCGACAAGATCACCCAGAGCTTCACCGGCAACCCGCTCGTGGTCTGGTTTGGGGCACCCGGTGCTCTGGGGATAACCATCAACGGGCGACAGGTACGGCAACTCACCGGGATTTCGGTGTCACCGGCGCAAGGTGTGGGGCCGCTGCAGGTGAAGGTGATGCCGGGGAAGTCGACGCTGACCGCGGGTCTGAAGGAACCGGTAACCTATGGGATCGCGAGGGCCGTGCGTCCCTTGCTGGAGCCCCTGGATACGGTGGCCCAGGTGCTGGGCACCACTCCTTCTGGTGGTCCCGGCCTGGTCTCACGACGGACGGACAACATGATTTCGGTGTTCTCGCTGGCACCGAACATGCCGCAGGAGCTCCTGCGCTCGCTGGCGGTGGCGGCAGGAGTGCATGTCTACGACGATCAGGGCGATCGGCTCTATGCGACGCGCTCGATGATCGGCCTGACGCCGGTGTCGACCGGGCAGCGCGTGATCAGGCTGCCGCAGCGGGCGGACGTCTATGAGCTGCCTGCGCAGACCAAGATCGCCTCCGACGTCGAGGAGTTCACCCTTGAGGTCGAGGCCGGTGTCACACGGCTGTTCACGCTGAGCGCAACGCAGGCGGACTAG
- a CDS encoding PAS domain-containing sensor histidine kinase, protein MDDPRRSFEFRLLDQADKIRIIIVGFFLVVLYTAPPEQGIRTSLAASVMAFAAIYALFARFVVNWQSIRREGQVHLMAGFLVIADVLFMSVFLWAMDGAFTSMSVLLLTDVVFAAAFFSGIELVAVVGIVCNAYVVLVASRPGPDLIWSMMAGVGAIVVVAWLAYALSEVARREQATSDRIVKYLTEGVVLVSDQGVISVVNPRIEQMLGVRSQDLVGASVHDPANAERLAPIAELLVDLPGPGQTHRETKAREVRLEQPQPLVIQCVTVPCMTETGKLAASVVVCKDITDMVHTVRAQEEGLALLSHELRGRVHGLRASAEVLSRMVDVLTPEMRHEMIGILESETRRLTRLIGRLLDASSIEDGSEEFSLDLVAVGQIARDVCRSLERTAQEQGIVLTCEVAPEVPVVQGDTTRLDQVLQNLAENALRFTPAGGQVTVAVAPAEEGVRVSVVDTGCGIPADRVEVIFEKFVHEDEGKRGEVGGGLGLGLHICREIVRRHGGQIGVHSEVGKGSEFFFTLPAAETHRALGAEPAVTIAEPAGED, encoded by the coding sequence ATGGACGATCCACGCCGCAGCTTCGAGTTCCGCCTCCTGGATCAGGCAGACAAGATCCGCATCATCATCGTGGGCTTCTTCCTCGTGGTGCTGTACACCGCACCGCCAGAGCAGGGCATCCGCACCAGCCTTGCGGCAAGTGTGATGGCCTTCGCGGCCATCTATGCCCTCTTCGCCAGGTTTGTGGTGAACTGGCAGTCGATCCGCCGCGAGGGGCAAGTTCACCTGATGGCCGGCTTCCTGGTCATCGCCGATGTTCTGTTTATGAGTGTCTTCCTCTGGGCGATGGACGGCGCCTTCACCTCGATGTCCGTCCTCCTGCTCACTGATGTCGTATTCGCGGCGGCCTTCTTCAGCGGCATTGAACTGGTGGCCGTGGTCGGGATCGTCTGCAATGCCTATGTTGTGCTGGTGGCCTCGAGGCCGGGCCCGGACCTGATATGGTCCATGATGGCGGGCGTCGGGGCGATCGTGGTCGTGGCCTGGCTGGCCTACGCGCTGTCCGAGGTTGCTCGACGTGAGCAGGCTACCTCCGACCGGATCGTTAAGTACCTTACCGAGGGCGTCGTCCTGGTGAGCGACCAGGGCGTGATCTCGGTGGTGAACCCCCGCATCGAGCAGATGCTTGGTGTGCGCTCGCAGGATCTGGTCGGCGCCAGCGTGCATGACCCGGCCAACGCCGAACGGCTGGCCCCGATTGCGGAGCTGCTGGTCGACCTGCCCGGTCCGGGCCAGACCCATCGCGAGACCAAGGCGCGGGAGGTCCGCCTGGAACAGCCGCAGCCCCTGGTGATCCAGTGTGTGACGGTCCCGTGCATGACGGAGACAGGCAAGCTGGCTGCCTCCGTGGTGGTATGCAAGGATATCACCGACATGGTGCACACGGTTCGGGCACAGGAAGAGGGGCTGGCACTGCTGTCCCACGAGCTCCGGGGCCGCGTCCATGGGTTGCGCGCGAGTGCCGAGGTACTGTCGCGGATGGTCGACGTGCTCACACCCGAGATGCGCCATGAGATGATCGGGATCCTGGAGAGCGAGACCCGTCGGCTCACGCGCCTGATCGGTCGCCTCCTGGACGCCTCCTCGATTGAGGACGGGTCGGAGGAGTTCAGTCTTGACTTGGTGGCGGTGGGGCAGATCGCGCGGGACGTGTGCCGCTCGCTGGAGCGGACTGCGCAGGAGCAGGGGATCGTGCTGACCTGCGAAGTGGCGCCGGAGGTCCCGGTCGTACAGGGCGATACCACGCGGCTGGATCAGGTGCTGCAGAATCTCGCGGAGAACGCTCTGCGCTTCACTCCCGCCGGCGGACAGGTGACCGTGGCTGTTGCGCCTGCCGAGGAGGGAGTGCGGGTTTCGGTAGTGGACACAGGCTGCGGCATTCCCGCCGACCGTGTGGAGGTCATCTTCGAGAAGTTCGTGCATGAAGACGAAGGCAAGCGCGGAGAGGTCGGCGGTGGCCTGGGCCTGGGCCTGCACATCTGTCGCGAGATCGTGCGGCGGCATGGCGGCCAGATCGGCGTACACAGCGAAGTGGGCAAAGGCTCCGAGTTCTTCTTCACCCTTCCGGCCGCCGAGACGCACCGAGCCCTTGGGGCCGAACCAGCGGTGACGATTGCCGAGCCCGCGGGAGAGGACTAA
- a CDS encoding alpha/beta hydrolase family protein → MAKRNFSMVEYFNRIAKDWEPLLTFKGTTEADFEEWQAKASEKFFELLGDFPQPVPLEPEVIFSIEDNGLIRERVVFDSEEFMSVPCTVLRPVDMPADKSGAAIVCSHGHGPYGKDPVAGNATTPDKAASIAQHKYNYGELMARAGYVTLSPDLRVFGERGDGGNPYPGRDKCNVHFIRGAVLGLYTLTLNIWDIKCCVDYLETRPEVNPERIGMMGLSQGGTMTTFATAAEPRLQCADIIGYLNPWERFGINRANFCGSQIVPEIFRYFDTHDIAGLIAPRPLLVEMGVHDTCFYIEDQLVSYERLRKIYEAAGVGEDLWADMHPGEHGFAANKAYEFFGKYL, encoded by the coding sequence ATGGCCAAGCGTAACTTCTCGATGGTGGAGTACTTCAACCGAATTGCGAAAGACTGGGAGCCGCTTCTGACCTTCAAGGGCACAACGGAAGCCGACTTCGAGGAATGGCAGGCGAAGGCCAGTGAGAAGTTCTTCGAGTTGCTGGGCGACTTCCCGCAGCCGGTGCCGCTCGAGCCGGAGGTGATCTTCAGCATCGAGGACAACGGGCTGATCCGCGAACGCGTCGTGTTCGACTCGGAGGAGTTCATGTCGGTGCCCTGCACCGTCCTCCGCCCAGTGGATATGCCGGCGGACAAGAGCGGTGCGGCCATCGTCTGCAGCCACGGGCATGGTCCCTATGGCAAGGACCCGGTCGCCGGGAACGCCACCACCCCGGACAAGGCCGCCAGTATCGCCCAGCACAAGTACAACTATGGTGAGCTGATGGCCAGGGCCGGCTACGTGACGCTCAGTCCAGACCTGCGGGTGTTTGGTGAGCGCGGCGATGGCGGCAATCCCTACCCCGGTCGCGACAAGTGCAACGTCCATTTCATCCGCGGAGCGGTCCTGGGCCTCTACACCCTCACCCTCAACATCTGGGACATCAAGTGCTGCGTCGACTACCTGGAGACGCGGCCCGAGGTGAACCCGGAGCGCATCGGGATGATGGGACTGTCGCAGGGCGGGACGATGACCACCTTCGCGACGGCGGCCGAACCGCGTCTGCAGTGCGCCGACATCATCGGATACCTGAACCCCTGGGAGCGCTTCGGGATCAACCGTGCGAACTTCTGCGGCTCGCAGATCGTGCCGGAGATCTTCCGGTACTTCGACACCCACGACATCGCCGGTCTGATCGCACCGCGTCCGCTGTTGGTCGAGATGGGCGTGCATGACACCTGCTTCTACATAGAAGACCAACTGGTTAGCTACGAGCGCCTGCGCAAGATCTACGAAGCCGCCGGTGTGGGAGAGGACCTCTGGGCCGACATGCACCCCGGCGAGCATGGCTTCGCCGCCAACAAGGCCTACGAGTTCTTTGGGAAGTACCTGTGA
- a CDS encoding Gfo/Idh/MocA family oxidoreductase, giving the protein MVRIGILGMGFIGQQHFGTWATVEGAQVVAVADKEVDRVAATASAVGGNIGEAAGLDLSGVKRYTSLEDMLSAGGIDAVDVCLPTFLHPVMTETAMAGGVHVICEKPMALDVAACDRMLAAADKYGKLLFIAQCIRFWPEYEVLAKMLHGGELGRLVNLKLTRLSASPGWSQGGWLNDASKSGGALLDLHIHDADYILSLLGMPQAVYSRTGHVALAAPAVDHVITQYIYGDSIVTAEGGWGFPAAYPFEMAFECLGEKGCLRFSSARTPSLQFIPNEGDPWTPEFRATTGYQQELEYFAACIAEGKQPERVPAFQAREAVRLVTAEKQSATTGQVVTL; this is encoded by the coding sequence GTGGTACGCATTGGCATTCTGGGCATGGGTTTCATCGGCCAGCAGCACTTCGGTACCTGGGCGACGGTCGAAGGCGCGCAGGTCGTAGCAGTGGCTGACAAGGAAGTCGACCGGGTGGCTGCCACCGCATCTGCCGTCGGCGGCAACATCGGCGAGGCAGCCGGTCTGGACCTCTCTGGCGTCAAACGCTACACCTCTCTGGAGGACATGCTATCGGCCGGCGGCATCGACGCCGTTGACGTGTGTCTGCCCACCTTCCTGCATCCAGTCATGACCGAGACAGCCATGGCCGGTGGCGTTCACGTGATCTGCGAGAAGCCCATGGCTCTCGACGTGGCCGCTTGCGATCGGATGCTCGCCGCGGCTGACAAGTACGGCAAGCTCCTCTTCATCGCCCAGTGCATCCGCTTCTGGCCCGAGTACGAGGTGCTGGCCAAGATGCTCCACGGCGGCGAACTCGGACGCCTCGTGAACCTCAAGCTCACTCGCCTTTCCGCCTCGCCCGGCTGGAGTCAGGGCGGCTGGCTCAACGATGCCTCCAAGAGCGGCGGCGCGCTCCTCGACCTGCACATCCACGACGCCGACTACATCCTGTCCTTGCTCGGGATGCCGCAGGCCGTCTACTCCCGCACCGGTCACGTGGCGCTTGCTGCTCCCGCCGTCGACCACGTCATCACCCAGTACATCTATGGTGACTCGATCGTGACAGCCGAGGGAGGCTGGGGCTTCCCCGCCGCCTATCCCTTCGAAATGGCCTTCGAGTGCCTCGGTGAGAAGGGCTGCCTGAGGTTCTCCAGCGCCAGGACCCCGAGCCTGCAGTTCATCCCGAACGAGGGCGATCCCTGGACGCCGGAGTTCCGCGCCACCACCGGCTACCAGCAGGAACTGGAGTACTTCGCCGCCTGCATCGCCGAGGGCAAGCAGCCTGAGCGCGTCCCGGCCTTCCAGGCTCGCGAAGCCGTGCGTCTGGTCACCGCGGAGAAGCAGTCGGCCACCACGGGGCAAGTCGTGACCCTGTAG
- a CDS encoding zinc dependent phospholipase C family protein: protein MNALPHILVADDVRRRLQWPDWVRPHVLMGSLAPDAYRIVPGLDYRALHFRYRHGVGQRLSDYLADHLRPALREGGHDEQAFRVGWLSHILSDLVWQKMLREQFPQLWSGVLGQKAETGRRLRLEYQNACDRIDREIAQSQSEYLAEVRWTLRSANPQYDLTPLNVTVLNEWIGRVAIESLPPSAPPTPGIDYLQAEFVHRACATGAERTVALMTREYESDTAPVSDFLDQ, encoded by the coding sequence ATGAACGCCCTGCCGCATATCCTCGTGGCCGACGATGTTCGACGCCGTCTGCAGTGGCCCGACTGGGTGCGCCCTCACGTGCTGATGGGTTCGCTGGCCCCGGACGCATACCGGATCGTCCCCGGGCTGGATTACCGCGCTCTGCACTTCCGCTACCGCCACGGCGTCGGGCAGCGGCTTAGTGACTACCTGGCAGACCACCTGCGTCCCGCCCTTCGTGAGGGAGGCCATGACGAGCAGGCCTTCCGGGTCGGGTGGCTCTCGCATATCCTCAGTGACCTGGTCTGGCAGAAGATGCTGCGCGAGCAGTTCCCGCAGTTGTGGAGCGGAGTCCTGGGACAGAAGGCCGAGACGGGGCGGCGGCTCCGGCTGGAATACCAGAACGCCTGCGACCGCATCGACCGCGAGATTGCCCAGAGCCAGAGCGAGTACCTTGCCGAGGTGCGCTGGACGCTGCGCTCGGCGAACCCCCAGTACGACCTTACCCCCCTCAACGTAACCGTGCTGAACGAGTGGATTGGGCGTGTGGCGATCGAGTCCTTGCCGCCGAGCGCACCGCCGACTCCCGGGATCGACTACCTCCAGGCGGAGTTTGTCCACCGTGCCTGCGCCACCGGGGCAGAGCGTACCGTCGCACTCATGACGCGGGAGTACGAGTCGGATACGGCGCCGGTGAGCGATTTCCTCGACCAGTAA
- the pta gene encoding phosphate acetyltransferase, with protein MQNVITSIRERAANFHKRVALPEVECDRTLQAAARASAAKLAEIVLVGSPKYVQTRSKALDLDLSAVEIIDPEDTAVRQECAEAYYEARKAKGLTEEEAYEGVADPLFCASALLRLGKADASVAGRIHSTADVLRPLLRIVGTKPGCKTVSSCFIMTTPQRHMGVDGMFVFGDPGVVPQPTAEQLADIAISSAESCKLYFEAEPRVAMLSFSTKGSAAHPDVDKVVEATRIAQTKRPDLLIEGELQADAALVPEVAAQKAPNDRLKGTANTLIFPDLDAGNIAYKLVQRLTGGEAYGPLVQGLAKPGLDLSRGASSDEIVNVIAIAALRAGEGV; from the coding sequence GTGCAAAACGTCATCACCTCGATCCGCGAACGTGCCGCGAACTTCCACAAGCGTGTCGCCCTGCCTGAGGTCGAGTGCGATCGCACTCTCCAGGCCGCGGCTCGCGCCAGTGCCGCTAAGCTCGCTGAGATAGTCCTCGTCGGCTCGCCCAAGTACGTCCAGACGCGCTCCAAGGCTCTCGACCTGGACCTCTCCGCCGTGGAGATCATCGACCCGGAGGATACCGCCGTCCGGCAGGAGTGTGCCGAGGCCTACTACGAGGCTCGCAAGGCCAAGGGCCTGACCGAGGAAGAGGCCTATGAGGGAGTCGCCGACCCGCTGTTCTGTGCCTCCGCGCTTCTGCGCCTTGGCAAGGCTGATGCCAGCGTCGCCGGTCGCATCCACTCCACCGCCGATGTCCTGCGCCCTCTGCTGCGCATCGTGGGTACCAAGCCCGGCTGCAAGACCGTTTCGAGTTGCTTCATCATGACCACGCCGCAGCGCCACATGGGCGTCGACGGCATGTTCGTCTTCGGCGATCCCGGCGTCGTCCCGCAGCCGACCGCCGAGCAACTGGCCGACATCGCCATCAGCAGCGCCGAGAGCTGCAAGCTCTACTTCGAGGCCGAGCCGCGCGTCGCCATGCTCTCCTTCTCCACCAAGGGCAGCGCCGCGCACCCCGACGTCGACAAGGTCGTCGAGGCCACCCGGATCGCCCAGACCAAGCGCCCGGACCTGCTCATCGAGGGCGAACTCCAGGCCGACGCCGCGCTGGTGCCCGAAGTCGCCGCTCAAAAGGCTCCGAACGACCGCCTCAAGGGCACGGCCAACACCCTGATCTTCCCCGACCTCGACGCGGGCAACATCGCCTACAAGCTCGTCCAGCGTCTGACCGGTGGCGAGGCCTACGGTCCGCTCGTTCAGGGCCTTGCGAAGCCGGGCCTTGACCTGTCTCGCGGCGCCAGCTCCGACGAGATCGTGAATGTCATCGCCATTGCCGCCCTTCGCGCCGGTGAGGGCGTCTAG
- the gspG gene encoding type II secretion system major pseudopilin GspG — MYAEEVAYPSRARVRRRIWLLVLCIALVFAITSRLAARNRRESRDLTHGRMTEIEKALDRYAIDNGGMIPTTQQGLRALVQCPAEEPVPRNWRGPYLGQSTSIFDGWGRKLHYVSPGGGHPARPFDLWSLGRDDIEGGSGANADINSWQPETLSP, encoded by the coding sequence ATGTACGCTGAGGAAGTGGCCTACCCCAGCAGGGCGCGGGTACGCCGCCGGATCTGGCTCCTTGTCCTGTGCATCGCCCTGGTGTTCGCAATCACTTCGCGACTGGCGGCGCGAAACCGTCGTGAGTCGCGGGACCTGACGCACGGGCGGATGACGGAGATCGAGAAAGCCCTCGACCGTTACGCCATTGACAACGGCGGCATGATCCCGACCACTCAGCAGGGACTGCGCGCACTGGTGCAGTGCCCTGCAGAGGAACCGGTGCCGCGGAATTGGCGCGGTCCGTACCTTGGGCAGTCCACGAGCATCTTCGACGGCTGGGGCCGCAAGCTGCACTATGTGTCGCCCGGAGGCGGGCATCCGGCCCGCCCCTTTGACCTGTGGAGTCTGGGGCGCGACGACATCGAAGGCGGCAGTGGCGCGAACGCGGACATCAACTCCTGGCAGCCAGAAACCCTATCACCGTGA
- a CDS encoding DUF1559 domain-containing protein, producing MHARRHGFTLIELLVVIAIIAILAAILFPVFARAREKARQSACQSNLKQVGLAAQMYAQDYDETMVRAWRMTNDNNGTTWADMLMPYMKNLQMLDCPSSGIKTVLLSTTWGGQVVKRDQLSYAINSACWGGRAGSASGPVVTYPNGVAMARIAAPAETVLVTDLTGIFEAAAQYDVPTTYTAVPVSGAYRHNEQSNVLFCDGHVKSMNQGSLVATHTVSGVAVKYLFSAEDD from the coding sequence TTGCACGCACGGCGTCATGGTTTTACGTTGATTGAGTTGCTGGTCGTGATCGCAATCATCGCGATCCTCGCGGCGATCCTCTTCCCGGTGTTCGCTCGCGCACGTGAGAAGGCCCGCCAGTCGGCCTGCCAGAGCAACCTCAAGCAGGTTGGCCTGGCCGCACAGATGTATGCCCAGGACTACGACGAGACGATGGTCCGTGCCTGGCGTATGACCAACGACAACAACGGCACCACTTGGGCCGACATGCTGATGCCGTACATGAAGAACCTGCAGATGCTGGACTGCCCGTCCAGTGGCATCAAGACCGTGCTGCTCAGCACCACCTGGGGCGGCCAGGTTGTCAAGCGCGACCAGCTTTCCTACGCCATCAACAGCGCGTGCTGGGGCGGTCGTGCCGGCAGCGCCAGTGGCCCGGTCGTAACCTATCCGAACGGTGTCGCGATGGCCAGGATTGCTGCTCCGGCCGAGACTGTTCTCGTTACCGACCTCACCGGCATCTTCGAGGCCGCAGCACAGTATGACGTTCCCACGACCTACACCGCGGTGCCCGTCAGTGGCGCGTACCGGCACAATGAGCAGAGCAATGTCCTGTTCTGCGACGGTCACGTGAAGTCCATGAACCAGGGCTCCCTGGTTGCCACCCACACCGTCAGTGGCGTCGCTGTCAAGTACCTGTTCTCCGCCGAAGACGACTAG